One window from the genome of Hyalangium ruber encodes:
- a CDS encoding AsmA family protein has translation MEVRKKRRWPYVLLGIFGVLVLAVVVVLWRLDSILLQQARTQTATLSQQLGRPVEIGDISTKLFPHVGVDVENVSVGAAEGEELPLAQMKNLDVRVAAMPLLKSRGKDIQVLNAEVSGLTVNVIRLPDGTTNVQRLQERLAQQQPKEEEPPAEEKPPADLSGVRVDRAALTDGTIRFVDRSGGKAQELAISDLDIEVKDLRVGQPLEVKLSAAVLAQKQNLFATLAASPLPPTLVPTPERLTLKAESIDLAPLGPYLPPSVGLQAGTLTADWKAELGGVVPGGKGPTRLEGVIRALGLRFAGAEGGKALDVVLDTDVKADLAAGDLALDRLKLDFGPAGITGKGRVKGMMGSTPTVEGFELTSHDLDPAVLAEYYPPLKKQLNGMIAGPVGLSVRGSGTQEAQALNAEVDLTPVRLRIPEQLSKEAGTPMRITARVSGAAASGGALRFDAKANLDGADLRPGLLLAKAPGDKLDVAATGAYQPIKDGMKVDVSQLTANVKEDTLTGTASFALAGKGKKQTTTFAMDMKGQRLNADALLMKDEEVMARNNGVLPPPPDDPTRFNGMRGDIRFQVASLRYSEMDLANMVAHVTMVDDLIKVEKFSSAVYGGTVVADGTQVNLGPKPEQRAFEAKVVMQGVDVAQTLAERTPKKVLTGRFNGNVDLKGVGYTPDKLKETLLGAVNGNLEGATFMGMDVIGAVTEPLAKALPFAAKALKSGDVTSLSENLPFGVEIKNGVAQLERPITWTRPEGALHFDGGIRLDGVLDLTGSVNLTPQTINKLTLGKVTPTENIPVGMKVTGPAWKPEITGIDVKPAVTTIAKLAATGLAGELLGEKGKQVQQIITGGEQAARAEAERQKQELEKKAAEEKAKLEQAAKAEQERAKKKAEEEAKKKLRGIFGK, from the coding sequence ATGGAGGTTCGGAAGAAGCGACGCTGGCCCTATGTGCTGCTGGGCATCTTCGGCGTGCTGGTGCTTGCCGTGGTCGTGGTCCTGTGGCGGCTCGACAGCATCCTGCTGCAGCAGGCGCGCACCCAGACGGCCACGCTCTCGCAGCAGCTCGGGCGCCCCGTGGAGATTGGCGACATCTCCACCAAGCTGTTCCCGCACGTGGGCGTGGACGTGGAGAACGTCTCGGTGGGCGCCGCCGAGGGCGAGGAGCTGCCCCTGGCGCAGATGAAGAACCTGGACGTGCGCGTGGCGGCCATGCCGCTGCTCAAGTCGCGCGGCAAGGACATCCAGGTGCTCAACGCGGAGGTGTCCGGCCTCACGGTCAACGTCATCCGCCTGCCGGACGGCACCACCAACGTGCAGCGGCTGCAGGAGCGCCTCGCTCAGCAGCAGCCCAAGGAGGAGGAGCCGCCCGCCGAGGAGAAGCCCCCGGCCGACCTGTCGGGCGTGCGCGTGGACCGGGCGGCGCTCACCGACGGCACCATCCGCTTCGTGGACCGCTCGGGAGGCAAGGCGCAGGAGCTGGCCATCTCGGACCTGGACATCGAGGTGAAGGACCTGCGCGTGGGCCAGCCGCTGGAGGTGAAGCTCTCGGCGGCGGTGCTGGCGCAGAAGCAGAACCTGTTCGCCACGCTGGCGGCCTCCCCGCTGCCGCCCACGCTGGTGCCCACTCCGGAGCGCCTCACGCTCAAGGCCGAGAGCATCGACCTGGCCCCCCTGGGCCCCTACCTGCCCCCGAGCGTCGGACTTCAGGCGGGCACGCTCACTGCGGACTGGAAGGCGGAGCTGGGCGGAGTGGTGCCCGGCGGCAAGGGCCCCACCCGGCTGGAAGGCGTCATCCGCGCGCTGGGCCTGCGCTTCGCGGGCGCCGAGGGCGGCAAGGCGCTGGACGTGGTGCTGGACACGGACGTGAAGGCGGACCTCGCCGCAGGAGACCTGGCGCTGGACCGGCTCAAGCTGGACTTCGGGCCGGCGGGCATCACCGGCAAGGGCCGGGTAAAGGGGATGATGGGCAGCACGCCCACGGTGGAGGGCTTCGAGCTGACCAGCCACGACCTCGACCCAGCGGTGCTCGCTGAGTACTACCCGCCGCTGAAGAAGCAGCTCAACGGCATGATCGCTGGCCCCGTGGGTCTGTCGGTGCGAGGCAGCGGCACGCAGGAGGCGCAGGCGCTGAACGCGGAGGTGGACCTGACGCCGGTACGCCTGCGCATCCCCGAGCAGCTCTCCAAGGAGGCGGGGACGCCCATGCGAATCACCGCGCGCGTGTCCGGCGCGGCGGCGAGCGGCGGAGCGCTGCGCTTCGACGCGAAGGCGAACCTGGACGGCGCGGACCTGCGGCCCGGGTTGCTCCTGGCCAAGGCCCCGGGCGACAAGCTCGACGTGGCCGCCACCGGCGCCTACCAGCCCATCAAGGACGGGATGAAGGTGGACGTGAGCCAGCTCACGGCGAACGTGAAGGAGGACACGCTGACGGGCACTGCCTCGTTCGCGCTGGCGGGCAAGGGCAAGAAGCAGACGACCACGTTCGCGATGGACATGAAGGGCCAGCGGCTGAACGCGGACGCGCTGCTGATGAAGGACGAGGAGGTGATGGCGCGCAACAACGGGGTGCTGCCTCCACCGCCGGACGACCCGACGCGCTTCAACGGCATGCGCGGCGACATCCGCTTCCAGGTGGCCTCGCTGCGCTACAGCGAGATGGACCTGGCCAACATGGTGGCGCACGTGACCATGGTGGATGACCTCATCAAGGTGGAGAAGTTCTCCTCGGCCGTCTACGGCGGCACGGTGGTGGCGGACGGGACACAGGTGAACCTGGGGCCCAAGCCAGAGCAGCGGGCCTTCGAGGCCAAGGTGGTGATGCAGGGCGTGGACGTGGCGCAGACCCTGGCCGAGCGCACGCCCAAGAAGGTGCTCACCGGAAGGTTCAACGGGAACGTGGACCTCAAGGGCGTGGGCTACACGCCGGACAAGCTCAAGGAGACGCTGCTGGGCGCCGTCAACGGCAACCTGGAGGGCGCCACCTTCATGGGCATGGACGTCATCGGGGCCGTCACCGAGCCGCTGGCCAAGGCGCTGCCCTTCGCGGCCAAGGCGCTCAAGAGCGGGGACGTGACGTCGCTGAGCGAGAACCTGCCCTTCGGCGTGGAGATCAAGAACGGCGTGGCGCAGCTGGAGCGGCCCATCACCTGGACGCGACCCGAGGGCGCCCTGCACTTCGATGGCGGCATCCGGCTGGACGGAGTGCTGGATCTGACCGGCTCGGTGAACCTGACGCCGCAGACGATCAACAAGCTCACCCTGGGCAAGGTGACGCCCACCGAGAACATCCCCGTGGGCATGAAGGTGACGGGCCCGGCGTGGAAGCCCGAAATCACGGGCATCGACGTGAAGCCGGCGGTGACAACCATCGCGAAGCTGGCGGCGACGGGACTCGCGGGGGAGCTGCTCGGCGAGAAGGGCAAGCAGGTGCAGCAGATCATCACCGGTGGCGAGCAAGCCGCGCGCGCGGAGGCCGAGCGCCAGAAGCAGGAGTTGGAGAAGAAGGCGGCCGAGGAGAAGGCGAAGCTGGAGCAGGCGGCCAAGGCCGAGCAGGAGCGCGCGAAGAAAAAGGCGGAGGAAGAGGCCAAGAAGAAGCTACGAGGCATCTTCGGGAAGTAG
- a CDS encoding ATP-grasp domain-containing protein: MNSAPRPTVLCLASFFKGNRFFQRLHEEGCYVILITSEKFKDEDWARQYIHEFHSVASFEDRTALLNGVSWLFRNRRIDRIVALDDFDVEVAAAMREHFRMPGMGDTAARFFRDKLAMRVKAKEVGINVPRFTPVFHHPDVTKFLAEVPAPWLIKPRGEASAVGIKKLRSADEAWAAIHELGDKQSHHVLEQMIPGELYHVDSLVQDGKIAFAEVGSYGRPLLEVAHEGGIYVTRTLRRDSKEARLLLEANAAVLQGFGLRRGASHTEFIIGREDGKPYFIETSARVGGANISEMVEAATGVNLWSEWAKLEIEGEGFAYKPPRVREEYAGVVISLARDEYPDTRSFSDPEIIERLKKKNHIGFVVRSPKQERVEELLKAYLERISREFHASLPAPPKSTS, translated from the coding sequence ATGAACTCCGCGCCTCGACCGACCGTGCTGTGCCTGGCCAGCTTCTTCAAGGGCAACCGCTTCTTCCAGCGACTGCACGAAGAGGGCTGCTACGTCATCCTGATCACCTCGGAGAAATTCAAGGACGAGGACTGGGCCCGGCAGTACATCCACGAGTTCCACTCCGTGGCCTCGTTCGAGGACCGCACGGCGCTGCTCAACGGCGTGTCGTGGCTGTTCCGCAACCGGCGCATCGATCGGATCGTCGCGCTGGACGACTTCGACGTGGAGGTCGCGGCGGCGATGCGCGAGCACTTCCGCATGCCCGGCATGGGCGACACGGCCGCGCGCTTCTTCCGCGACAAGCTCGCCATGCGGGTAAAGGCGAAGGAGGTGGGCATCAACGTCCCGCGCTTCACGCCCGTCTTCCACCACCCGGATGTCACGAAGTTCCTGGCCGAGGTACCCGCGCCCTGGCTCATCAAGCCCCGGGGCGAGGCCTCCGCCGTCGGCATCAAGAAGCTGCGGTCCGCCGACGAGGCCTGGGCGGCCATCCACGAGCTGGGGGACAAGCAGTCGCACCACGTCCTGGAGCAGATGATCCCCGGCGAGCTGTACCACGTGGACTCGCTCGTGCAGGACGGGAAGATCGCCTTCGCGGAGGTGGGCAGCTACGGCCGGCCCCTGCTGGAGGTCGCCCACGAGGGCGGCATCTACGTGACGCGCACGCTGCGCCGCGACTCGAAGGAGGCGCGCCTGCTGCTGGAGGCCAACGCCGCGGTGCTCCAGGGCTTCGGGCTGCGCCGAGGCGCCTCGCACACCGAGTTCATCATCGGCCGCGAGGATGGAAAGCCCTACTTCATCGAGACGTCGGCCCGCGTGGGCGGCGCGAACATCTCGGAGATGGTGGAGGCCGCCACGGGCGTGAACCTGTGGAGCGAGTGGGCGAAGCTCGAAATCGAAGGCGAGGGCTTCGCCTACAAGCCGCCGCGCGTCCGTGAGGAGTACGCGGGCGTGGTCATCTCCCTGGCCCGCGACGAGTACCCGGACACTCGCTCGTTCAGCGATCCGGAGATCATCGAGCGGCTCAAGAAGAAGAACCACATCGGGTTCGTCGTGCGCTCCCCGAAGCAGGAGCGCGTCGAGGAGCTGCTCAAGGCGTACCTGGAGCGCATCTCCCGGGAGTTCCACGCCTCGCTCCCGGCCCCGCCGAAGTCGACCTCGTAG
- a CDS encoding S8 family serine peptidase: protein MSDITKPAGAVVYGERPLLEQEPPTIWPQGEPALEEILPIAQRLAVNPHYQGRGVTAAFLDSGFFAHPDLMEPRCRIRRYYDLVNDKEGLDLIRKPDNSMWHGMMTSTVAAGNGFLSDGKYKSLAPEMDVVLVKVGHLSRVKHDDIARGIRWVIAHKDELGIRVLNISAGGDYEASYLVDPICQAAEDAVRAGITVVCAVGNAAHGRNHVIAPASTPAVITVGGLDDRGDPRLGRMGTYWSCFGPTIDGLQKPEVMAPAIWVVAPILPDTPTAQEAELLTLLDGTPDKELGRVLSERVGIIRELDSVKNDEPYLIRQLIGSKLRDQKVVSGAYKHVDGTSFAAPIVTSIVGQMLEANPRLTPTDVKRILIATGRRLPSVAVERQGWGVVQPAAAITEAERRR, encoded by the coding sequence ATGTCCGACATCACGAAGCCCGCCGGTGCCGTCGTCTACGGAGAGCGTCCCCTTCTCGAGCAGGAGCCCCCCACCATCTGGCCGCAGGGAGAGCCCGCCCTGGAGGAGATCCTCCCCATCGCCCAGCGGCTCGCGGTCAACCCGCACTACCAGGGCCGGGGCGTCACGGCGGCCTTCCTGGACTCGGGCTTCTTCGCGCACCCGGACCTGATGGAGCCGCGCTGCCGCATCCGCCGCTACTACGACCTGGTGAACGACAAGGAGGGCCTGGACCTCATCCGCAAGCCGGACAACTCCATGTGGCACGGGATGATGACGTCCACCGTGGCCGCCGGGAACGGGTTCCTCTCGGACGGGAAGTACAAGTCGCTGGCCCCCGAGATGGACGTGGTGTTGGTGAAGGTGGGGCACCTGTCGCGCGTGAAACATGACGACATCGCCCGGGGCATCCGCTGGGTGATTGCCCACAAGGACGAGCTGGGCATCCGCGTGCTCAACATCTCGGCCGGCGGTGACTACGAGGCCAGCTACCTCGTGGACCCCATCTGCCAGGCCGCCGAGGACGCCGTCCGCGCCGGAATCACTGTCGTCTGCGCCGTCGGCAACGCCGCCCACGGCCGCAACCACGTCATCGCCCCGGCCAGCACCCCGGCGGTCATCACCGTGGGAGGCCTGGATGACCGGGGAGACCCCCGGCTCGGTCGTATGGGCACATACTGGTCTTGCTTCGGTCCGACCATCGACGGGCTGCAGAAGCCCGAGGTCATGGCGCCGGCCATCTGGGTGGTCGCTCCCATCCTTCCCGACACCCCCACGGCCCAGGAGGCGGAGCTGCTCACCCTGCTGGACGGCACCCCGGACAAGGAACTCGGCCGGGTGTTGAGCGAGCGTGTAGGCATCATCCGGGAACTGGACTCGGTGAAGAACGACGAGCCGTACCTCATCCGACAGCTGATCGGCTCCAAGCTGAGAGATCAGAAGGTGGTTTCAGGGGCTTACAAGCACGTGGATGGCACCTCGTTCGCCGCCCCCATCGTCACCAGCATCGTGGGACAGATGCTGGAGGCCAACCCCCGGCTGACCCCCACCGATGTAAAGCGAATCCTCATCGCCACGGGGCGGCGGCTGCCCAGCGTGGCCGTGGAGCGCCAGGGCTGGGGCGTCGTCCAGCCGGCGGCCGCCATCACCGAGGCGGAACGGCGCCGCTAG
- a CDS encoding ATP-grasp domain-containing protein: MNKKIGILAGMEWDHFPMALIQRINKIPGFEAELAKIDATPEDFTAKYDVLVDRISHEVPFYRFHLKAAMLAGTYVINDPFWFSADDKFFGFSLAHRIGVTVPKTMMLPQREYLPAIDPKRSLNNLVYPLDWEAIARHVGFPAICKPADGGGWRNVNRVNNMDELMRVYNESGQLVLTMQQFIEFDDYVRCLCIGRDNIRMIRYDVKTRSYLPDKNFLPAALEQRILDGARELNRALGYDMNSVEFAIKDGVPYAIDFTNPAPDMYPHHILEDNYEWCLEKMTELCVSAAREGRKNDAGHVWQRYLEKKASRPAASSAAPRASAVRVAKGGS, encoded by the coding sequence GTGAACAAGAAGATTGGAATTCTGGCGGGGATGGAGTGGGACCATTTCCCGATGGCGCTGATCCAGCGCATCAACAAGATTCCGGGGTTCGAGGCGGAGCTGGCGAAGATCGACGCCACCCCGGAGGACTTCACCGCGAAGTACGACGTGCTCGTCGACCGCATCAGCCACGAGGTGCCGTTCTACCGGTTCCACCTCAAGGCGGCGATGCTGGCCGGCACCTACGTCATCAATGATCCGTTCTGGTTCTCGGCGGACGACAAGTTCTTCGGCTTCTCGCTGGCCCACCGCATCGGCGTCACCGTGCCGAAGACGATGATGCTGCCGCAGCGCGAGTACCTGCCGGCCATCGACCCGAAGCGCTCGCTGAACAACCTGGTCTACCCGCTCGACTGGGAGGCCATCGCCCGGCACGTGGGCTTCCCCGCCATCTGCAAGCCCGCGGACGGCGGCGGCTGGCGCAACGTGAACCGCGTCAACAACATGGACGAGCTGATGCGCGTCTACAACGAGTCGGGACAGCTCGTGCTGACGATGCAGCAGTTCATCGAGTTCGATGACTACGTGCGCTGCCTGTGCATCGGCCGGGACAACATCCGGATGATCCGCTACGACGTGAAGACGCGCAGCTACCTGCCGGACAAGAACTTCCTGCCGGCGGCGCTGGAGCAGCGCATCCTCGACGGCGCGCGCGAGCTCAACCGGGCGCTCGGCTACGACATGAACTCGGTGGAGTTCGCCATCAAGGACGGCGTGCCCTACGCCATCGACTTCACCAACCCGGCGCCGGACATGTATCCGCACCACATCCTCGAGGACAACTACGAGTGGTGCCTGGAGAAGATGACGGAGCTGTGCGTCAGCGCCGCGCGCGAGGGCCGCAAGAATGACGCCGGCCACGTGTGGCAGCGCTACCTGGAGAAGAAGGCGTCTCGTCCGGCGGCCTCCTCGGCCGCGCCGCGAGCTTCCGCCGTGCGTGTCGCGAAGGGGGGTTCTTGA
- a CDS encoding carboxylate-amine ligase, whose protein sequence is MKPSNLLDGQFTLGVEEEFQIIDGQSHELRSYISKMMDDGKTVLRERVRTELHQSVVEVGTGICKNIHEVRAELTEMRLELDRLARKGGMNIVAAGTHPFSDWKSQEITPNPRYQVIVEDLQDIARGNLIFGLHVHVGIKDKQTAIALANQIRYFLPHLLALSTSSPFWLGRATGQQSTRTLIFKRFPRTGIPPTFESYSQFMEYVDLLIRTNCIDNGKKIWWDVRVHHLFDTVEIRICDMPTNLEQEISIVSLIQALVAQLYLMLRRNQSWRHYMSPLIEENKWRASRYGIRGKLIDFGQQQERPYTELLEEMIAFVSEASDLLGTSEQVASVRKILEQGTSAERQLEVFKNNNNDPRAVVRWLVEETMRGVGTPPASASQAG, encoded by the coding sequence ATGAAGCCATCGAATCTGCTGGATGGTCAGTTCACGCTGGGTGTCGAGGAAGAGTTCCAGATCATCGACGGGCAGAGCCATGAGCTGCGCTCGTACATCTCGAAGATGATGGACGATGGGAAGACCGTGCTGCGCGAGCGCGTGCGCACGGAGCTGCACCAGTCCGTGGTCGAGGTGGGCACCGGCATCTGCAAGAACATCCACGAGGTGCGCGCCGAGCTGACCGAGATGCGGCTCGAGCTGGACCGGCTGGCGCGCAAGGGCGGCATGAACATCGTCGCCGCCGGCACGCACCCGTTCAGCGACTGGAAGAGCCAGGAGATTACGCCCAACCCGCGCTACCAGGTCATCGTCGAGGACCTGCAGGACATCGCCCGGGGCAACCTCATCTTCGGGCTCCACGTCCACGTCGGCATCAAGGACAAGCAGACGGCCATCGCCCTGGCGAACCAGATCCGCTACTTCCTGCCGCACCTGCTGGCGCTGTCCACCTCCTCGCCGTTCTGGCTGGGGCGCGCCACGGGCCAGCAGTCGACGCGTACGCTGATCTTCAAGCGCTTCCCGCGCACCGGCATTCCTCCCACGTTCGAGAGCTACTCCCAGTTCATGGAGTACGTGGACCTGCTCATCCGGACCAACTGCATCGACAACGGGAAGAAGATCTGGTGGGACGTGCGCGTCCACCACCTGTTCGACACGGTCGAGATTCGCATCTGCGACATGCCGACCAACCTGGAGCAGGAGATCTCCATCGTCTCGCTCATCCAGGCGCTGGTGGCCCAGCTCTACCTGATGCTGCGCCGCAACCAGTCGTGGCGGCACTACATGTCGCCGTTGATTGAGGAGAACAAGTGGCGGGCCAGCCGCTACGGCATCCGGGGCAAGCTCATCGACTTCGGCCAGCAGCAGGAGCGGCCGTACACGGAGCTGCTGGAGGAGATGATCGCCTTCGTCTCCGAGGCCTCGGACCTGCTGGGCACCTCGGAGCAGGTGGCCTCGGTGCGGAAGATTCTCGAGCAGGGCACGTCGGCGGAGCGGCAGCTCGAGGTCTTCAAGAACAACAACAACGACCCGCGCGCGGTGGTGCGCTGGCTGGTGGAGGAGACGATGCGAGGCGTGGGTACCCCGCCCGCGTCCGCCAGCCAGGCGGGGTAG